From the genome of Ciona intestinalis chromosome 4, KH, whole genome shotgun sequence:
CACGTACATTTCCAAGCCACGTTAGAAAatcctacttaatttaatacgtattttttcattgttgaCTAAATTGGCGTTCCTGGGACAAATTATAGTGTACAtcaccaaaagtttgtaaaaaatctCTTGTGCACCTACCACTCTCTGCATAATGGATTTGTGTCAACAATCTATTTTTGTTCTAAACAAGTAGTTACCTAATCTGTTGACCTAATTAACTCCTGAGTATTACCTATGCGTTGAACAACTTAGcttcaaaattaaacaaaaattagttctgttctatacaaatacaacaatcaaaacacaaatattgaATAAGGTTCTAAACAAATACATCACCTAATATCTATGATCATCCATACATGAGAAACAAATTATATACTTACTAAATTCATATATGGGTTGAATCTGTTCAGTTGAACTACCACCTTAGCACGATTGGTAAAATCTTTTGCGACCACTTTTCCGAGCGCCATTGACATAGAAAGAAATCTTGATTTATCCATGGTATTTCAGATAAGAGGAACAagatttattacatcacagtcACCACAAAATTGGTGCAAAGTTAAGACACGCTTGCGTAAACTATCTCATTATTTGCAACCGGTATGAGAATCTGACATTTGACATATATATGGTTTaagttaagttataaaaactatCATAACTAAATATAACATCTCATAGTTTAtattagttaaataaattatttgataaaaacattttcgcAATTTAAATAATGGTTAAGAAAATGTCTGAAGCCAAATGCAACCTGCTTAACTTTCCTTTAGTAAttctatttataattatacTGTCCAATTAAATGTCAATTAAAATGTATCTTCatttggcactagtgaagaatcctcggGTATGTACAGACTAGGTTAGTAGCAACTGAagagtgttagaggttggtggttataaGTTACTAAGTTAGTATATATTAGTTACGTTCATAAGTTCATCTAAGTGGTTAGCATATAACACAAGGGAGGGGGATACTTCACTACTACCCTTTATTTAAAAGCTTTCAGGTGTGTAGTAAAAATACGCTAAAATTAGAGATGCAAACAATACCGGTAACGCAGTAACAATACAAAATGGCAAAGCTTCTCAATCTTTTTATCTCTGCTCATACTATacgttttaaaatctttttaagcTATACCAACAATTTGAACAGAGTTAACTTTATACTTAAATTATATGACAACTTAACCTATGATAATTATTACCACACCTTGCTTGTATATTCTACAACCACacacaaaataaatgcaaaacattgaatataaattaaaaattcgcATGGCTTTTTGGGGAATTCCCTTTCTGATATTCTCATAGAGATGAAGTTACGATtgtgtcatttatattcttcGGGGAATAACATTTACCAGAGACTCTGATATATACCAGGAAACAAAAGAACGgtaatgatattttatttcttgagATGAGATACGTTTATATTGATTTCATAGCAAGACCGGAAGTGGTAATGCTTTATAGAAATTGGAGGGCGACTGCAAGAAAAGAACAAATGACTAAAACGAGCTTCTTTGCCGTCGGTGTAACTGAAGCGTTGCATAAATCTGTAAAACAGTtcagttttgtaaaacaaacaagccTATTAAACGATAAGAGTTGTATTGGTTATAGTCTTGTTCATTTAGGTTAAAGCAACGTACACTAGATGAAATTAAACGCACAGCTAACAACGCTGTGGGGAAAAACAGTATCAGCTTATAACTGTGAGAAAGCGTGAATTTTGGCTTTGAGAATCGACACCTGGGCCAGGACGATTGTTCTGAATATGCCTATTCGTTTTAATTTACTCGGAAAGTGCCAAAAAACTAGAAAGTGTCGGAAACACTTAAAAGCGAATATGAAATCATCAGCCAGGTGTGGCTAAACTTGTTCACATAAAGTATGACTCCTAAACTGGACAGTGTATTCGATAGCATATttatatagggtgggagaaatggactacctttttattatagttactcgtcccattcaaaagtagtaaactaagaacatacaaaaaatgtttcctTACGTTCCCCATAGAgtgcatagaccgttgttaattgtttaaaacacgatcaggatattgggatattatgtgatagaGGCGTCTCGTCCCCACCCATACATACGTGGTTAAGGATAGATAAAAGATTTTTGATTTAAACCTGTATAGGAATGACTGGCAATCTTAACGGTGTTTGTCCTTTTTATCTCCAATGCCATAAAATACATGACGTAcaccattattttttttttacttacttaaaatttttagaTATAAATCCAAACGAGTTTCCTATACCGCTTAGAAAACCTGGTTATAATTTACTTTCTTACCAGTGTAACATTCAAGAGAACAAATCATCATATCTGGCTGTGTTGGATCAAGGGCGGCACAACCGTTTGGATGCAAGAACTTTAAACAGTCTCGTCGATACGTCTTGTTCCCGATTCCTGTCTCTGTGAAAACCAAGGACAAcaagttgaaaataaatattagttgAAAAGAACAACAATCCGATCGCATGACTACAATGGAGTATTTACACCCGTGAAAGCTGTATTGACAGCCAACTTTTTATGAAACATTGATATTTTATACTAGGTTTTACTGCAATGGAAGAAGATTGTGGGCTGCAGTATATTCAAAGGAATATTTACGCACTTTgcgtaaaacacaaaatgaaGAGTATATCTGATTTGAACTTTAAACCACATCCTACAGTACCTTAACTTACTTACCCACAGTCAAATACATGCAGGGGACACCTTCATCGCAAACTTTGGTCTCGGTTTGAGAATTCGGGTTAACGCAGTTCGGAGATGTGTTATCGCAGGAATAACAAGTTAACCCGATGCCTAGATAATAAACACCGATTAAAAATCACAGAGCCATTTTTCAGAGTTTAAATTTTCCCTCAAAAATTGATGATAACGCACAGGACATGCGATGCTgcataaagtaaaacaatttaattttaggtttaaaagtATAGTTTATAGATAATGTTATGTAGTGTAAATTAAGATTGCCGACAGACCAGcacgatttttttatttagcagAGAAACGTGTAAACATGGAATACACTCTGACATTTGTGAGGCGCCAATGATGCAAAAGATGGCGCCAGCTTTGGTAAATATTCATCGCTTAACGGTAAGCCATGTACGAACCGATAAGTTCAAGTTTCCGAAACGACAAACGGTATTTTATCAACAATAGATAAACgactaaaaacaaaagaaactAAAGTATTTTAATGCAAGATTTTAGGCGACAAAATGTCTTTACAAATTACTTtagaaataaattgtttttttttcttgagaataaacatactttttattttgggAGTATACACAAAAAACTATGaagattttgtttactttgcAAGATATACAGCTCTATATGCTCAACtttgtaaacaacataaaatactaTATACCAAGAGGATTAAActcaaataaagaaaaataaatgacaCCGGAAATTCCCTTTAACTCTTAAGTaggcatttaaaaatatattcctTAACCCGATTTACGTAATAGGTTTTTAACCAGATGTTATTGCGCCATGATGGCCACATGTCAACGTGATGGAGATATTAGAAGATTCTTATCCACGGAATAATCCAAAGATTTAAACTTACAAGTTGAGATCAGACAGAGTAGAAACGTTAAAACTTTCAGTAATCCCATTTCTTTGGCTTTCTCGCTGCTCCTGCACGCCCAAATGACTCGCCGAACTTGCCAACAACCGGCGTTCTGATGTATAGGAAGTATTTGTGACGTTTATGGCGTTCGGGAGGCGCGTGACGTCATTCCGTGACGTATGATGAGAGACGGGTCTGGAATCgcaaaacagaaaactttaacagtaatcaacaaaaacaaggAAATTACCACGAATTTTAAGTTGTTTACCTCGAGCCAAGTCTCCTGGTGCTGAAATCGCGAAGATCTGTGTCGCCAACATTGCGGAAACGTCTCGTAAATTCCAGAATCTGAACTTAATACTCAAAGTTGATCGGATAGAACTTAATGTGACAGAGAAAACCAGAAAACGCAAACAGACTCGCGTGACATTATGAACGTGCACGAgttcaaatacaaaacaacaatccaCTATAGATGATACGATCATTATAGATAAGGGACATTATAGCATTAAGTTCGTTACAAAACAGTCTCTATTGGCAGAAATCGGAAGCATATTTAGTCATAGGGCAATTTAATTTTGGAATCTTGGTTCTATTTTAGGCTAACCTGCCGGCAATACTCATAAAACGTTTCCCCTGCCCCTGTGGTATATATGGTAAAACGCACAAAACAACCGTTATCTTCCAACACAAACGAAACGGCACAGCACCtataatttacatatatacacacacacagtTGTCGTCattttaaaggttttgtttttacaagtaaaatttaaattaaagacaaTTTGTCGAATATACAGTATGTAGATACCGTTAACACTTAACTTCTAAATAATgtgatcttgttttaacaattagcaaAGCTGTTTTAGGGTTATATAAGAATGTGGTGGtgatataattctgtaaatattctttatttgcaaccaaatggggcgataaaagaaaatgaaaacatgtcccgtTTTACTCTTTATTGGCTGTATCACTTATAACACGGTTGGTATCAAGCTACGGTGAaacattggtttaaataattataattttatatatcaGCAAAGGAACAGAATGTTATTTGTCtgtatgtttttacaaaactgtCAAGGTAGCCGTTTTTATGAAACGTAATACATATAAACGCTGTGTTTTCACCAATTTATATCAAAAATctgtttatcaaaaaaattacgcacaaaaacatttttaccatTAGAAAAGCCTGAAGCCAAATTTTTCCAAAAGTTCAATTCTTCCGATAactttcattatttaaacaacaatcacccactatgacatcaccattGGATTGGTTTCGTCTTccgaaattgttttttattccagGAGTCGTTACCTCGATGGGAGAAAACGGATCCGCAAAGCGGCAACAGCGCTTCTGTATAAAACCAAGTGTACCTGGTGTGTTAGGCGCATATAGACAGCAGCGGTTACATCATGAACACCTTAGGCAACGCGTAATACATTGATACGATTAAGGGGAGTATATAGGATAAGGCACGCAGTTGCGTGTTGTGGTACAGCTTCACAATTATTTGGCTGCTTGCACGGTAACGGCAATTTTGTTGGTAGGAATTAGGTAAATTTTATACGATGTATTTACCGCAATATTAGTAGTTATATAcaagtaaaaatacagttacataaACCGCGTTGCTATGCGCATAAtataaaacgactgtcgttttgcagCTATTTTCATGCTGTGTTTTATTAGTCGgagaaacaaaaagtttggGTATGTTACGTGTAGATAAATCCAATTTAATGCCATGTGTCGTACAGTTATGGCTGAAATGGCTTTTTTCCCAAAGTACATTTTAATTGtaagtttgatattttatcaGTTAATGTGATTTTTGCAGAgaaaattgttgttgttttgccgTTTCGGACGTTACACCACATCAATACTGACGATGAATATGCCCCATTCATATTATTTCCGCAATATTTTAGGATATCTTAGACCACATCTAACAAACATTGAAATACGTGAAACGCTAAGAGCGTTTTTAACTTTAGGAGAATCCGAGATATCTTAGCAGTGTTAATTTAAATCGCCTTTTCTACTAAAGGGTTATTAGAATATGCGCAACGAATATAAAAAGTGCTCTATGTGTCCATTTTTGCAGGATTCTAACATGCAGTACCTTTTTTTAAAGGCGttgtataattaaataaagaaaacacagtttagcatttaaaaaattattataactttaaatctaTATTCTGTAGGTTTTAAAACGTATAGTTACATTCCTGCAAACTAAAATGATGAAACTTGTTCTCGTAATAATATTTGCGGTCTTACCCGTCGTGTTTGCTTGTACGTGCGAGTTTATGCAACCGCAAGAGAAAATATGCCACGACGACTTCGGTAAGTATAgtgatttgtttaaacacttaGAAAATAATCGGTTTAGTTATTAATGTGAATATTTTGCAGTTGGCATTATCGAGATTCTAGCTGAGGACATTAGAAGCAACATATTTCCGGGTGTTATGGCAAGAGCAAAGATAGTAAAGGCAAGTTACAAcgcatttaaattttgtttattagtaATAGGCGATCTACACCaacttgaaaaacaaaatattaatttgagcaaatatatatttttgtaattagtTAAGATTCATTTTTCGTGTTACTGCCTGCATGCAGTCACCTTTAAACGAACGTCTTCAACCAACCGGCTAGGACGCATTATACgtggtttaactttaaacatttcagTTCAACATACACGAAACCTTATACCAGCGTTCCGGTAAGATGATCGAATTGTTTCAGTTTATTTGTGTTTCGCAAAAACTTGGTAAAATTTCAAGACGGTGTCGGGTTAACATTAGTGCGAAAACAAAGTCAGAATATTTTTCACAGCGGAGATGTAGACGCGATAAGAGACATAAATCTCTCCTGTAGGTCGTAATGCAttttatccatgttttatCTCAGCTCTCAGGTATCTTAAGTAAATCGCATTTAAACATGATACGCCACATGCAAGCGAGTTTTATCTCTTAAATTGCAAGTTTGGTGAAATGTTAAGTGAAATGTAACTTCAACCTTCAAGTACATGTAAGAAACTTTGAGAAGACTAaaagtggctgtacacagtatccggaattcgtccgtttggtccggatttcgctgccgcatgcggaactcggtaatgggtttgcatataCGACTtcgcgaattcgcatgccggatactgtgtacagccaccttaaacCAGAATATTTACAACGATCGCACGAACGATATTATAAGGTGCACGGTAACACGACTCAACATATAATGTCACTACCCACGCGAATACTTCTCtaaagataaatttaaaaaataacgttCTTTCCTTGTCTCATTAAGCGGTAAAAACTCTCACGAATTTATacagcgttgttatttgtttaaaacacgattactAAATgggggatattatgtgccgaCGGTATTTAAACGTATTgagtacaaaataaataatattttcttttattttaggttttcAAAGGAAAATACCAAGATTTTCGACCAAATGAcatgatttatatttactcGGATCCGGGTAGTTGTCTATTAGATGTGTGGTCgggaaaacaaattatttctgGTAAGAATATAACATACATTGCCTCTAAATCCATTATATCCTTATAAACCCCTATAAAAACCCCTAAACCTAAATACACTTAtgcaaaacgtttaaaaagtaaaatgattTGCTATAGAGTGAAATTTTCCTTCTAAAGCGCGCAAATATGCAGTCCAGTACGAACGTCAGGCCGTTTGCATGACAGCCATATCCTTTTCTAACCCTTACGAACATGCTTAATTTAAATGCATAatctgtttaaacatttaagtGGGAACAAAATGCTTAAGCCTAGACAGCTATGACGTAGAATGTAGAGCTGTAACGTACTGGCAACTCATGAATTTCTATCACAAATAGTTCGAACTAAAAACGTTGGTACATGCAGGCAAAACTTACAATGGGGGAGTGAAAATGGACCGATGTTCGTTTCGTGAATTGTTCGATTATTTCACTCCACAACAAATCGAAGCAATCGACTCTCATATAAGAAGTAATGCTTACGACCGAGGATGCAGCGCTTGTAAAATTAAGAAGCAATATGACTTTAGCATggtaagaatataaaatatgttggGATGAGATGAATACCATTATGAAATATGTTCCATGTTTCCTAACGATTGCCAAAGCCATTTTATAGTTGCATTGAAACGATTCCATAGTTCggtgtaaatattctttcctTACTCCTAAATGGATCGGTCAAAAACGAATTAAAAGATGGTCTGTCTTACTCTTAACGAATACACAAGCGAAAACTCAAGGCGTTAGTGGATTATTAGACCGATTTCCAAGTAGCGCTATGTTATGTTTGTGTATAGAGTTTGTCAATCTTCTTTAGAGTATGTTtttttgacgtcacaagaaTTTTAAACTCGCTTAAGTATAGAGCATGACGTTATTATATATATCGAACTACACACGACCCCTGATGTCACTTAGTGACTCACTCTACGGGACGTTTCCCGCGTTATATATTTAGGTGATCaatgaaagtttgtttttagtcAAAAGACAACGAGTGCCGGGATGTGTACGAGTTTCCTGTGCAGACATCTGCGTGTGTGGCTGGCAATGACGGTACATGCGGATGGGTGGATGTGTCACAACGTAGAGTTCAACTGCCGGGTCCCCATGACTTCACCACACGAAACCCGGGCACTGCACCTACTGAGTTCGCAATTCATGACCCAACACCTACGCCAGTTACAAGGCAAAATACAAATTCTGCTACAACACAAAGTACAATTTCTGCTACAACGCAAATTTCACCTACAACAGCACAACCATCTACAACAGAATCAACGACAATGCCAGTCACACAACCAAGTACGTCTGAaagtacaacaacaacacctaTACGGATAAGAACACAGTCAACTACAGCAACTGTACCACCTACAACAACAgcgacaacaacaacaacaacaacaacgagTCCTAAAACAAccacagcaacaacaacaacaacgcctACAACAACATTAAGAACAACTACAACTACAGTAAGATCCACAACACAAGTAAAACGAACCTGGATACAGCACGTACGCGTAGCAGTAAGATGGCCGACGTTCCAGTTTCGTAAGCGCTCATAAAACTGTGTCTTTAAct
Proteins encoded in this window:
- the LOC104265623 gene encoding uncharacterized protein LOC104265623, translating into MGLLKVLTFLLCLISTCIGLTCYSCDNTSPNCVNPNSQTETKVCDEGVPCMYLTVETGIGNKTYRRDCLKFLHPNGCAALDPTQPDMMICSLECYTDLCNASVTPTAKKLVLVICSFLAVALQFL
- the LOC101243301 gene encoding uncharacterized protein YBL113C-like, producing the protein MMKLVLVIIFAVLPVVFACTCEFMQPQEKICHDDFVGIIEILAEDIRSNIFPGVMARAKIVKVFKGKYQDFRPNDMIYIYSDPGSCLLDVWSGKQIISGKTYNGGVKMDRCSFRELFDYFTPQQIEAIDSHIRSNAYDRGCSACKIKKQYDFSMSKDNECRDVYEFPVQTSACVAGNDGTCGWVDVSQRRVQLPGPHDFTTRNPGTAPTEFAIHDPTPTPVTRQNTNSATTQSTISATTQISPTTAQPSTTESTTMPVTQPSTSESTTTTPIRIRTQSTTATVPPTTTATTTTTTTTSPKTTTATTTTTPTTTLRTTTTTVRSTTQVKRTWIQHVRVAVRWPTFQFRKRS